The Desulfuromonas sp. genome includes a region encoding these proteins:
- a CDS encoding glycosyltransferase — translation MKILHIETGLHLYGGAQQVLYLLGGLKAGGGVNILVCPAGSAIGAAAVSSADVVEAPMGGELDPRFLFSLVRVIRERRPDLVHVHSRRGADLWGPIAARLTGTRALLTRRVDNPEPPWLARIKYSPYERVVTISEGIRRVLLSEGLPPERVRCVRSAVDSRPFKGERDREWLRREFGVGPEETAVAVIAQLIERKGHRSLIQAVPGILRKCPRARFLFFGKGPLRGELEQLCREAGLGEKVLFAGFRKDLPRVLPCLDLVVHPAFMEGLGVSLLQASAAGLPIVAGRAGGIPEVVRDGVNGYLVEPGDVSALEESVVKVLLDPGLARRLGHAGQEIVGGEFSLEAMVEGNRRVYREILGLNEAGAP, via the coding sequence ATGAAGATTCTTCACATCGAAACCGGTTTGCATCTTTACGGAGGCGCTCAGCAGGTCCTTTATCTGCTGGGCGGGCTGAAGGCGGGAGGCGGCGTAAATATTCTCGTCTGTCCCGCCGGCAGTGCCATTGGCGCTGCGGCCGTCTCTAGCGCCGATGTCGTCGAAGCCCCGATGGGCGGAGAACTCGATCCGAGGTTTCTGTTCAGTCTGGTGCGGGTCATCCGGGAAAGGCGCCCCGACCTGGTTCATGTGCACAGCCGGCGCGGAGCTGACCTCTGGGGCCCCATCGCAGCCCGCCTCACCGGAACCAGGGCCCTTCTGACCCGTCGGGTCGACAATCCCGAACCGCCCTGGCTCGCGCGCATCAAGTACAGCCCCTATGAACGGGTCGTGACCATCTCCGAAGGGATACGACGGGTCCTTCTTTCCGAGGGGCTTCCTCCGGAACGGGTCCGCTGCGTTCGCAGCGCCGTGGACAGCCGTCCATTCAAAGGAGAGCGAGACCGGGAATGGCTTAGGCGGGAGTTCGGTGTCGGGCCGGAGGAAACCGCCGTCGCCGTAATCGCCCAGCTCATAGAGCGCAAAGGGCATCGTTCCCTTATCCAGGCTGTGCCGGGGATTCTGCGCAAGTGTCCCCGCGCCCGGTTCCTGTTTTTTGGCAAGGGTCCTCTTCGGGGAGAGCTCGAACAGCTCTGCCGTGAGGCCGGGCTCGGCGAAAAGGTTCTTTTCGCCGGCTTCCGCAAGGACCTGCCGCGGGTCTTGCCCTGCCTCGATCTGGTCGTCCATCCGGCTTTTATGGAGGGACTCGGGGTCTCTTTGCTGCAGGCTTCTGCCGCCGGGTTGCCGATCGTGGCGGGTCGGGCGGGCGGTATCCCCGAGGTCGTTCGGGACGGCGTCAACGGCTACCTGGTGGAGCCGGGCGATGTTTCCGCCCTTGAGGAGTCGGTGGTGAAGGTCCTCCTCGATCCCGGCCTGGCCCGCAGGCTTGGGCATGCCGGGCAGGAGATCGTCGGGGGGGAATTTTCCCTGGAGGCCATGGTCGAGGGGAACCGGAGGGTCTACCGGGAGATCCTCGGACTAAACGAGGCCGGCGCGCCGTAA
- a CDS encoding sulfotransferase — MRPIFIGGCDRSGTTMLGAMLGAGSGNLCTPESQFIVKVHEKAALKGRGNDSAFLARALVDHWRFKIWGLDVAPEEAVSAAGKGSFRDLVEWVVGRYGEKAGRSAPEVWIDHTPWNLRYGLLLDKLFPEGKFIHIVRDGRGVASSVIPLDWGPNNVRDAAHWWLEKLSYGLAAESSLGTGRILRVHYEKLLQDPEGELQRICAFAGIEYQPEMCRGEFNVPGYTARQHRLVGKAPDKGRAEGWVDSLSGREVEVFEMIAGQMLGYLGYRRRSPYLTENISSRENRRFSLGHFFKKNLSRKFSGKKGLFPGLPGDLPKTHCSRICPVIKKKQGAGSPFSDSVLETRRSAMSCST; from the coding sequence ATGAGACCGATTTTCATCGGCGGCTGTGACCGCAGCGGAACGACCATGCTCGGGGCGATGCTCGGAGCGGGCTCGGGGAATCTGTGCACCCCGGAATCCCAGTTCATCGTCAAGGTTCACGAAAAGGCGGCCCTGAAGGGCAGGGGGAACGATTCCGCTTTTCTGGCCCGGGCGCTGGTCGACCACTGGCGCTTCAAGATCTGGGGTCTGGACGTTGCTCCGGAGGAGGCGGTGTCCGCCGCGGGGAAGGGGAGCTTCAGAGACCTCGTCGAATGGGTCGTCGGCCGCTACGGGGAGAAGGCCGGAAGGTCCGCTCCCGAAGTCTGGATCGATCACACTCCCTGGAACCTCCGGTACGGACTGCTTCTCGATAAGCTCTTCCCCGAGGGGAAATTCATTCACATCGTTCGCGACGGCAGGGGGGTCGCCTCCTCGGTGATCCCTCTCGACTGGGGTCCCAACAACGTCAGGGACGCCGCCCACTGGTGGCTTGAAAAGCTCTCCTACGGCCTGGCGGCAGAATCGTCCCTGGGCACGGGGAGAATCCTCCGGGTGCATTACGAAAAACTCCTGCAGGACCCCGAGGGGGAATTGCAGCGGATCTGCGCGTTTGCCGGAATTGAGTATCAACCGGAGATGTGTCGGGGGGAGTTCAACGTGCCCGGGTACACCGCCCGACAGCATCGCCTGGTCGGCAAAGCGCCCGACAAGGGGAGGGCCGAGGGGTGGGTCGACTCCCTCTCCGGCCGCGAGGTTGAGGTGTTCGAAATGATCGCAGGGCAGATGCTGGGGTATCTCGGCTATCGGCGGCGGAGCCCTTATCTTACCGAGAACATCAGCAGCAGGGAGAACCGCAGGTTTTCCCTGGGTCATTTTTTCAAGAAAAACCTTTCCCGGAAATTTTCCGGAAAAAAAGGATTATTCCCGGGGCTTCCGGGGGATCTTCCGAAAACGCATTGTAGTCGGATTTGCCCCGTCATAAAGAAAAAACAGGGCGCAGGGTCGCCTTTTTCGGATTCCGTTCTGGAAACCAGGCGATCAGCCATGTCATGCTCAACCTGA
- a CDS encoding glycosyltransferase, which produces MLNLMNAMVDQGVSVDLLLNKTDIPELSRVRPEIRIVELGHGSVWYRVRALARYLEEDEPQVLYTNHKERANREAIFAKKMTGSGVHLVFRIGTTLSKALERRNAPKRFLMRTSVNYCYRRADTIIANARGVAADVSAITGIPLEEIHVVNNSTVTPTLYERALEPLDHPWLQGDGVPVVVGVGRMTRQKDFPTLFRAFARIRATRSCRLLILGEGKERGRLEQLARELGIEADLDMPGFVANPFAYMRRASLFVLSSAWEGSPNVLIEALALGIPAVATDCHSGPRDILQGGKYGPLVPVGDVDALTEAMLAGMTRPHPAEFLKRAAEPFHADRCAGEYLAAAGSAVAEEIF; this is translated from the coding sequence ATGCTCAACCTGATGAACGCCATGGTGGACCAGGGGGTATCCGTCGATCTTCTTCTGAACAAGACCGACATTCCGGAGCTCTCCCGGGTGCGCCCCGAGATCCGCATCGTGGAACTGGGCCACGGCAGCGTCTGGTACCGGGTCCGGGCGCTGGCCCGCTACCTGGAAGAGGACGAGCCGCAGGTTCTGTACACCAATCACAAGGAGCGGGCCAACCGGGAGGCGATATTCGCCAAAAAGATGACCGGTTCCGGGGTCCACCTGGTCTTCCGCATCGGAACCACTCTCTCCAAGGCGCTGGAACGGCGGAACGCCCCGAAGCGCTTCCTCATGCGGACCTCGGTGAACTACTGCTATCGTCGGGCCGATACCATTATCGCCAACGCCCGGGGGGTGGCCGCGGATGTTTCCGCCATTACCGGCATCCCCCTGGAAGAGATCCACGTGGTGAACAACTCGACGGTGACTCCCACCCTTTATGAGCGGGCTCTGGAACCCCTCGACCATCCCTGGCTGCAGGGAGACGGGGTGCCGGTCGTCGTGGGGGTGGGGCGTATGACGAGGCAGAAAGATTTTCCGACCCTTTTCCGTGCCTTCGCCCGCATCCGGGCGACCCGAAGCTGCCGTTTGCTCATTCTCGGCGAGGGCAAGGAGCGTGGGCGCCTGGAGCAACTGGCCAGGGAACTCGGTATCGAAGCCGATCTCGACATGCCCGGCTTTGTGGCCAACCCCTTCGCCTACATGCGCCGGGCCTCTCTCTTTGTCCTGTCCTCGGCGTGGGAGGGATCTCCCAACGTGTTGATCGAAGCCCTGGCCCTCGGAATTCCCGCCGTCGCCACCGATTGCCACAGCGGGCCTCGGGACATTCTTCAGGGAGGAAAGTACGGCCCCCTCGTTCCGGTGGGCGATGTCGATGCTCTGACCGAGGCGATGCTTGCGGGGATGACCCGCCCCCATCCCGCCGAGTTTCTGAAAAGGGCCGCCGAGCCCTTTCACGCCGATCGGTGCGCCGGCGAATACCTGGCCGCCGCCGGTTCGGCCGTTGCCGAAGAGATTTTTTGA
- a CDS encoding glycosyltransferase: protein MPPGKTPSRPRIAVFVSFSGKGGVERMITRLCGGFIDLGCQVDLLLIKSQSEHLNELPPQVRLVKLGASHSLTCLWPLVRYLRRERPDGLLAAKDRANQVAIIARWLARVPTRLAIRMGTTISAALEGKGTLKKWQWYLPIWLLYRQADEIVGISQGVADDLASITGLPPKRFRVITNPVIDPQTGELALQEVAHRWFAPGEPPVVLGVGRLTRQKDFPTLIRAFARLREQRACRLVILGEGADRERLSALTEELGIGQDVDFPGFVANPFAYMSKASLFVLSSAWEGFGNVLAEAMSVGTPVVSTDCPSGPREMLRGGEVGPLVPVGDVAALAEAMQAVLADPPDGELLKEAVCEYTVENSSRAYLAALMGDNLPADKG, encoded by the coding sequence ATGCCACCCGGGAAAACGCCTAGCAGACCGAGGATCGCCGTCTTTGTCTCCTTCTCCGGAAAGGGCGGGGTCGAGAGAATGATCACGCGGCTGTGCGGAGGCTTCATCGACCTGGGGTGCCAGGTGGACCTGCTCCTGATCAAGTCCCAGAGCGAGCACCTGAACGAGCTTCCGCCTCAGGTCCGGTTGGTCAAGCTGGGGGCCTCGCACAGCCTGACTTGTCTTTGGCCCCTTGTCCGTTACCTGCGGAGGGAACGCCCCGATGGGTTGCTCGCAGCCAAGGACCGCGCCAACCAGGTGGCCATTATCGCCCGCTGGCTGGCCCGGGTTCCGACCCGGCTGGCGATTCGCATGGGAACGACCATTTCGGCGGCCCTGGAGGGCAAGGGCACTCTGAAAAAATGGCAGTGGTATCTCCCCATCTGGCTGCTCTACCGCCAAGCCGACGAAATCGTAGGGATCTCCCAGGGCGTGGCCGACGACTTGGCCTCGATCACCGGACTGCCCCCGAAGCGTTTCCGGGTGATCACCAACCCTGTCATCGATCCGCAGACCGGAGAGTTGGCCCTGCAGGAGGTTGCCCACCGGTGGTTTGCCCCCGGGGAGCCGCCGGTCGTTCTCGGCGTCGGTCGTTTGACCCGGCAAAAGGACTTTCCCACCCTTATCCGCGCCTTTGCGCGGCTGAGGGAGCAGAGGGCATGCCGCCTGGTGATCCTCGGCGAAGGGGCGGATCGAGAGAGACTCTCGGCCTTGACGGAGGAGTTGGGAATAGGGCAGGATGTCGATTTTCCGGGGTTCGTGGCAAATCCCTTCGCCTACATGAGCAAAGCCTCCCTTTTCGTCCTTTCCTCGGCGTGGGAGGGGTTCGGCAATGTTCTGGCCGAGGCGATGTCTGTCGGCACGCCGGTGGTCTCAACGGACTGCCCCAGCGGTCCGCGGGAAATGCTGCGCGGCGGCGAGGTTGGCCCGCTGGTTCCGGTCGGCGATGTCGCCGCTCTGGCCGAGGCGATGCAGGCCGTCCTGGCCGACCCTCCCGACGGCGAACTGCTGAAAGAGGCGGTCTGCGAGTATACCGTGGAAAACAGCAGCCGGGCCTATCTTGCAGCCCTGATGGGGGACAATCTCCCAGCGGACAAAGGATGA
- a CDS encoding sulfotransferase family 2 domain-containing protein, with amino-acid sequence MLLSLKYKFLFVHIAKTGGTSVRATLNRYRWRDPWYYPMFMCSRLSSLSGHSIGAKLPRHARAICAYEMLPRELYDSLFKFAFVRNPWDLQVSSFHHIGRERPHLMEGREDFESFLRWKLDPERPHQYHIDTSIELQSDYLVDLHGKVIVDFVGRYERLQDDFRQVCEHVALPAPKLAHKRQAKDRGSFRKYYTDDTAALVAEHFKADIDMFGYTFDGD; translated from the coding sequence ATGTTGCTCTCCCTTAAATACAAGTTCCTCTTTGTGCACATCGCCAAGACCGGAGGCACGAGCGTTCGCGCGACCCTGAACCGCTACCGATGGCGGGACCCCTGGTATTACCCCATGTTCATGTGCAGCCGCCTCAGCTCTCTCTCCGGCCACAGTATCGGGGCGAAACTGCCGCGCCACGCCAGGGCGATTTGCGCCTACGAGATGCTGCCCCGGGAGCTTTACGACTCCCTTTTCAAGTTCGCCTTTGTCCGAAATCCCTGGGATCTGCAGGTCAGTTCCTTTCATCACATCGGGCGCGAGAGACCCCACCTGATGGAAGGTCGGGAGGACTTTGAAAGTTTTCTGCGCTGGAAACTCGATCCCGAGAGGCCCCACCAGTACCATATCGACACCTCCATCGAACTGCAGTCCGATTATCTCGTCGACCTTCACGGCAAGGTCATCGTCGATTTCGTGGGACGCTACGAACGGCTCCAGGACGATTTCCGTCAGGTCTGCGAGCACGTCGCTCTCCCGGCGCCGAAGCTGGCGCACAAAAGGCAAGCCAAAGACCGGGGTTCTTTCCGCAAATACTACACCGATGACACAGCCGCCCTGGTGGCCGAACATTTCAAGGCGGACATCGACATGTTCGGCTACACCTTCGATGGGGATTAG
- the gmhA gene encoding D-sedoheptulose 7-phosphate isomerase: MTEQIKQVFEEHLRTIERTANTLTGPIEAAAALLTGALEAGNKILVMGNGGSAADAQHFAAEMVGRFLMERKALPALALTTDSSILTALGNDYGFERVFSRQVEALAAPGDVVIGISTSGNSENVLAAMKAAREIGCRTVGLLGGEGGGMTGLVDVALTVPSDRTPRIQEAHQTVIHILCDLVETRLFSEGTP; the protein is encoded by the coding sequence ATGACAGAGCAAATCAAGCAAGTGTTCGAAGAGCACCTCCGGACCATCGAGCGCACCGCAAATACTTTGACCGGACCGATCGAGGCGGCGGCGGCGCTCCTTACGGGCGCCCTGGAGGCGGGGAATAAAATTCTGGTCATGGGCAACGGCGGATCCGCGGCTGACGCCCAACATTTTGCGGCGGAAATGGTCGGGCGTTTTCTGATGGAACGCAAGGCTCTACCCGCCCTGGCCCTGACCACCGACAGCTCGATTCTCACCGCACTGGGCAACGATTACGGTTTCGAAAGGGTCTTTTCACGGCAGGTTGAGGCCCTGGCCGCTCCGGGCGACGTCGTTATCGGCATCTCGACCAGCGGGAACTCCGAAAATGTTCTCGCGGCCATGAAGGCCGCCCGGGAGATCGGTTGCCGAACCGTCGGACTGCTGGGGGGCGAAGGAGGAGGCATGACCGGGCTCGTGGATGTGGCCCTGACCGTCCCTTCGGACAGGACCCCTCGGATTCAGGAGGCGCACCAGACCGTCATCCACATTCTGTGCGATCTGGTTGAAACGCGGCTGTTCTCCGAAGGGACACCGTAG